One genomic segment of Rivularia sp. PCC 7116 includes these proteins:
- a CDS encoding GTPase, translating to MTQESSNADEIINYSFLLLPHIVCADGQIHNKEAQALHELAQQSSMGKRTIEEMEKILAQDENSLTVEDVASKIPPREQNEAMRQMLAIAKIGGSISLLERKIVDLVADIWNKQKIERLIEEAESSSTFQIGDKEETKQLEPVFGDEYDDAIQLCANVAAEDYQFALPILEKTDLALQYLEKGIQQQLEIVNCRNKSKNKAETATEVANQLENTRQSLTVGIKKEIESVRESLAAKQRALNHFSIAFIGKTKAGKSTLHAIVTGGGWDAIGVGKQRTTRLNRVYEWKNIRIIDTPGIGAPGGKTDEEIAQTVIEESDVICYLLTNDSVQETEFEFLKILKEKAKPLIILLNVKKNLRDTRRLEYFF from the coding sequence ATGACTCAAGAAAGTTCAAACGCTGACGAAATCATAAATTATTCGTTTTTACTCCTTCCCCACATAGTCTGTGCAGATGGACAAATACATAACAAAGAAGCTCAAGCTCTGCATGAATTAGCACAACAGAGCAGCATGGGAAAACGCACTATAGAAGAAATGGAGAAAATTCTTGCTCAAGACGAAAACTCACTAACAGTAGAGGATGTAGCAAGTAAAATTCCCCCTAGGGAGCAAAATGAAGCAATGCGACAAATGCTTGCTATTGCCAAAATTGGCGGTTCCATTTCACTATTGGAGCGTAAAATAGTTGATTTAGTCGCAGATATTTGGAACAAACAAAAAATTGAGCGGCTTATTGAAGAAGCAGAAAGTTCTAGTACATTTCAAATTGGTGATAAAGAGGAAACAAAACAACTGGAACCCGTTTTCGGTGACGAATATGATGATGCTATTCAATTGTGTGCTAATGTTGCTGCTGAAGATTATCAGTTTGCACTTCCTATTCTTGAAAAAACTGATTTAGCTCTGCAATATTTAGAAAAAGGTATTCAACAACAATTAGAAATAGTCAATTGTAGAAATAAATCAAAAAATAAAGCCGAAACAGCCACTGAAGTAGCAAATCAACTTGAAAATACAAGACAATCTCTTACGGTAGGAATAAAAAAAGAAATTGAAAGCGTAAGGGAGTCACTTGCAGCAAAACAACGCGCTCTCAATCATTTTAGTATTGCTTTCATAGGTAAAACCAAGGCTGGAAAAAGTACTCTCCACGCTATTGTTACAGGTGGTGGCTGGGATGCGATAGGTGTAGGTAAACAGCGTACTACTCGTCTTAATCGAGTTTATGAGTGGAAAAATATTCGGATTATTGATACTCCCGGTATTGGTGCCCCTGGTGGTAAAACTGACGAAGAAATAGCTCAAACTGTTATCGAAGAATCTGATGTTATTTGTTATCTCTTAACAAACGATAGCGTACAAGAAACTGAATTTGAATTTTTAAAAATATTAAAAGAGAAAGCAAAACCGCTAATTATTTTACTCAATGTCAAGAAGAATTTACGCGACACTCGACGTTTAGAGTATTTTTTTTAA